The window TATCCGAAAAGCGAAATCGCCGCTGGACAACGCGAATCCCATTGACATCGCCCTCCGTCCGGGCGACGGGGCTCGATCAGGACTTGAGCGTCCGGGACGGCGACTCGCCGTAGGCCCGCCGGTACATCGCGGCGAACCGGCCGAGGTGCGGGAGTCCGACGGCGGTGGCGACGCTCGTGACGTCGGTGCCCGGTTCGAGGCGCACCAGCAGCCGGCGTGCGGCGGCGAGCCGCCGTTCGGCGACGTACCGCATGGGCGAGACTCCGCGCAGCGATGCGAACGTCAGCTGCAGGCTGCGCTCGCCGACGCCTGCGACGCGGCAGAGATCGCCGATCGTGAGCGGCTCGTGCAGATGGGCATCGATCCATCCTTCCAGCACTGCGCACCGGGCTGCCCCCAGCGGTGTCGCCTGCGCGACTCCCTTCCCGCGCAGCAGGATCTCGGCGAGCAGGGCGATCGAGCGAGCTTCGCCGAGCGCATGCCGAGACGCGGGCGACGCCGCCGCCGGCGGTGCGGAGAGTTCGGCGACGGCTGCTTCGAGGGCGACCCGGTCGCTCTCTCGCAGGTCGATCGCGCGGGACTGGATCGCCGCCCGCCCGAGGAGCGTCGGCATCCGCGCTTCGACCTCGTCGACGACGGCATCGACGCTGGCGGCCAGCGCCATGCTCAAGCCCGGTTCGCCACGGCGGGTGAACTCCCAACCCGGTGCGACGATCATCGCGGATCCCGGCGCAACCCGGATCCGGCGTCGCCCGAGCGCATAGTCGTTCGGCGCGTCCACCGGCACTTGCAGGAGCAGGCTTCCGGCCGCGCCTCGAATGGTCTGCGCGAGCCCCGCCCGGCCCCAGCCGACGGCCACGCGGCCTCTGGCCAGCACGTGCCGTTCGAAGGACAACGGGCCCGTCCCGTGGACCACCCGCGAGTGTTCGCCATCGGATCGCGCGACGAACGCGCGGGCCTCGTCGACATCGTCCGAGCGAAAGGTCGATGCGTGAATGGGCGGCGGCGGCGGGCGGAACGCAGGGCGGCGCGCGGTCGTGCTCATGGCGCAGAGAATTTACCACCGCCATGGCCATGGCGCGTCGCGTCGTGTCCGCACGGCTTCGCGACGGGCGACCCGCTCCGGCGGCGCCACGGTCGGCTGCCTCGCCTGCCAGGCGCCCGTGCCGGGCGGCGCGCAGTCGCGTCGTCGACGAGCGTCGGCCACGCAGGCCCTTCGCGGTAAGATTCGCGTTCGTTCGCGCTGCCTTCGCGCGCCGTCCGCCGCGAGGGCAGCCGGGACGCGCCCCGGCAGGATCGGGTCTACGCCGCGGCGCGGTTCCGCTCGGCGTTCAGGGAGTCGCGCACGATGACGAGTTTCCGACCCGGCCCCGACGACGCCTTGCTCGTCGTCGACGTCCAGAACGACTTCGTGAGCGGCAGCCTCGCCGTTCCGGGAGGCGCCGAGGCCATCGCGCCGCTCAATGCCGCGATGGCCGCGTTCGCCGCCGCGGGCCGGCCGATCGTTCTGTCGCGCGACTGGCACCCGGCCGACCACCGTTCGTTCGTGCAGCAAGGCGGCCCGTGGCCGCCGCACTGTGTCGAGGGATAGTAAATCCAACGGCGGGCGCACGCCCCGATCCCCGGGCGGATCGCGGCGGTCGCGCACGTGCCGATCCGCAGCGTCGAGCAGTTCGTCGCGAAGGTCGCGGAAGAAACTCGGCCGGGTCGCCGCGCGCATCGACTGGAAGCCGGACGCGGCCTCGCAGGCGTCCTGGGAGCGCTTGCGCGCCGGGGAATCCGTCGACATCGACGCGCTCGCGCTCGCGGCCTGCAACTGGTCGGTGCCGAAGGGCGAGTGGCGGGAAGCCGGCGCGACGACGTTGGTCGAGGATCCGTTCCTCGCGCCGATCGCACTGCGCCACACGCCTCCGCGCGCCGTCGAGTCGCTGCCGCTGGTGCTGTCCGCCGTCGAGCGGATGACCCGGCGGCTCGCCGACGCCCGCGGGAGCGGCGCCCGCCCGCCGGCGCGTCCGGCCTGACGACGCCTGATCGGATCAGATCGCGAGGTCGCGCAGCATCGCGTCGACGCGCTCGGTAACCGCCGCGTCCATCGCGATCGGGCGTCCCCAGGCGCGCGTGGTCTCGCCGGGCCACTTCGACGTCGCGTCGATGCCCATCTTGCTGCCGAGGGATAGTAAATCCAACGCCTCCGGAGTCGTCGGAGGCAGCATAGCAGGCCGCGACTCACTCGGAGCGACGGGAAGCTGGGGGCGATGAGGGGTCGCTGCGCGGCTCGGGGAGCCCTGCGGGCGGGTGTTTCGCGAGGGTCAGGGAGTTCGCAGCGCGCGCCGGCGGCCGTGGGACACGCACCGGCCCGGCGTCGCGCGCGGCGGGCGGTCGACGCTCGGCGTTACCAAGTGATGCGTTGATCGAACTCGACCTCGGGTGCCGGCTGGGCGTGGGGGTAGAACTCATCCGTCCTGGCATCGGGCAGGTCCCACAGCGGCGGGCCTCGGGCTGGCGCGATGTGCGGTGGCGCGGTCGGTTCGCCGACGTGGAGGAGGATGTTGCGGATGGTGGACGGATCGGTGATGAAGGCGATGATCCTCATCTCGGCGCCACAACGGGAACACACCAGCGGAAACACTTCGTAGATGCGGGCGAGCAGCATGGCCCAGGCGTAGCGAGCGGCACGACGATAAGCCGGTTCGACGGTAGGCGGCTCGGGCGGCGGTGCGGGCGGCGCGGTGGTTGCCCCCGGCGCGAGGGCGGTGACCGCAGCACGCAGGGGCGAGTTGGGTGCCAGCACGCCGAAGTAGCGGTGGCGGTGGACCCGCGGTGGCGGGACGAGTACGGCGAGGCGGTCGAGCAGCTGCAGCGGGGTCAGGATCTGCGGGCCGTTCCCGCCCGGACCGGGCTTGGCGCTCTCGTAGAGCAGGTGCTCGGGATCGCGCTCGCGCAGCCGGTCCAGGGCGAATGGCGGGCGGGTGCAGTAACGCAGCAGCCGCTCGCGCCCGGCACGGTCGGCAGCCGCGATGCGTACCGAGGCATCGAGGGAGAAGCCGCCGCCGTGTTGCCATTGCGCCATTGCCTGCGCGTCATCGCCCGGCAGCAGGCCGCGGCGCACGAACCCGCGCAACAGCCGCCGGCGCACCTGCGCCTGCACCTTCGTGATGGCGGTGGCATCAAGGCCGGTAGCGGCATGAAAGACGACTCCGCCCGCGCCGGGCTCGAACACCCCGTCGATGACCGCGCAGTGGAAGTGCAGATGCGCATTGAGTGTCGAGCCGAAGCGATGGATGAAGGCCACCGCGCCCAGACGCGCCGCGGGGCCTGAACCAGGACTGTGCGCGCGCAGGCAGGACTCCACCGCGCGCAGGAAGAGCCGCAAGGCAGCACCCTGCAGGTCGGCATCGCGTTCCAGGAAGTAGCGCAGGCGCTTGGGCACCGCCAGGACCCACTGGCGCAGGGGCAGCTCCGGCAGGACGTGATCGGTCAGATGCGCCGCCGTCGCCACCATGCGCCGGGCGTTGCACGAGGGGCACACCCCGCGCCCCTTGCACGAGAAGGCGATCAGGAAGTCATGCCCGCACTGCCCGCACCGGGCCCGGGCAAAGCCATGGGCAAGGATTCCGCATTCCAGGTAACGGCGGAACTCGCGCTCCACATATGCCGGCACCGACCACTCATCGTCGTGACCGTCGCGGCAGCGGGCGAGCCAGGTCTCGAGGTGTTGCTGGAACGCGCGCGACGGTAGGAGGGCAGCTCGCGAATCCGCAAGTGCAGCAGTGGACGGTGTTCGACAACGCCGGCCGGGCCACGAGCGGCACGACGATGATCGACGGGCGCAGCTACGTGTCGACCACCTCGTTCGACGCCAACGGCCGGGTGGACAAGCTGCAGTACCCGTCGGGATACATGGTGGTGAACCGCTACACGAGCTGGAGCGGCGCGCTCGATCGGGTAGCGGAATGGACCGGCAGCGCGGTGGGACAGGTGCACTGGACGATGGGAGCCCGGCACCCGGACGGACAGGCGGGATACGGGTCGCTGGCCGGGACGAGCTTCGCGCGCAACTACGACGGGTTCGGGAGGGTGTCCGACATCACCGCGGGGGTGGGCGGCAACCCGATCTCGCTGCAGAACGCGCACTACACGTTCGACGCGCTGGGGAACCTGACCCAGCGCAGCGAGAGCGTGCTCAACCCGGGCACGCAGAGCTTCGCCTACGACCCGGTCGACCGGCTCACGAGCTACGCGGGGCAGAGCGCTGCCTACGACGCGGCGGGGAACCTCACCAGCCGTGCGGGGACGAGCTACAGCTATCAGGCCGGCAGCCACCGGATCACGAGCTACGGGAGTACCGGCTACGGCTACGACGCCAACGGGAACGTGACTGGCATCAGCGGGGGCACCACGAGGACGATCACCCCGACCGCGTTCAACCTCCCGAACACGATCGTGCAGGGGACCACGAGCCTCGCCTACGTCTACGACGGCGGGCACCGGCGGATCAAGGAGACCTCGACCACCGCCGGCGGCACGACCACGACCTACTACCTGGGCGGCTACGAGGAGCTCACCCGGACCGACGGGATCACCGAGCGGCGGCACTATCTGGCCACGCCGGACGGGACGGCGGGGATCCACATCAGCAGAAGCGACGGCACCACCGCGCCGCGCTACTGGCTCACCGATCACCTGGGGAGCGTGGTAGGCGAAGTCGATCAGGCCGGGGCACTCAAACAGAGCGCGACATTCGGGGCGTGGGGAGACCGGACGCAGGTCGTGCAGGCCGACCCGAGGGCCGAGGATCGCGGATTCACCGGCCACGAGCACCTGGTGGAGGTGGGACTGATCCACATGAACGGGCGGGTGTACGACCCGATCACCGGCAGGTTCCTCGCGGCGGACCCGCTGATCCAGGATCCGTACGACGCGCAGAGCTACAACCGCTACAGCTACGTCAGGAACAATCCGCTCTCCTTCACCGACCCGTCCGGCTACAGTTGGTGGACCAAGTGGAGGAAGCCGGTTATCGCGATTGCCGTTGCGGCGGCAACCTACGGAGCCGCAAGTTGGCTGATGACGACGGCGGCCGTGTCCGCGCCAGGAGGTGCAACTGCGTTTGCAGCCGTGGCAGACTTTCAGTACGGAGCAACGGTCGCGGCGCTCACGCCGACAGGGTCGGCAACGGCTGCAGTGGCGTCAGGTTTCGCTTCTGGTGGCATAGCCGGTGGCAACATTGAAAGTGCGGTCACCGGAGCCGTTTCCGCGGGAGCGTTCTTCGCGGCGGGAAGCATTGCAGGTGCTGTGACGGCAGAGGGGATTGCTGGTTTCGGACATGGCGAGGTGGGCAGAATTGCGCTTCACGCCGTAGCGGGTTGCGCATCAGGGGCGGCTGCGGGAGGGAGCTGCGGAAAGCAGGCCGCCGCAGCCGGATTTGCGGAGCTTGCGGGGCCTGTCGTTTCCTTTGGAAGTGGCAACGTTGCTTATGGAGTCGCTGCGCACGCAATCGCTGGCGGCATCGGCGCGAAGCTCGCGGGGGGAAAGTTTGAGAACGGGGCAGTGACTGGCGCATTCGGATATCTATTTAACGTAACCGCTCGCCGAGCGGCGTACTTGTCAGAGCGCGAGGCGCTCGATCTCGGAACGCAGCCGTTGGTGGGCGAAGTGCTGCTTCCACAGCCGCGGCGTGAGTTGCTCGACCTCGGCGGCGGGATGGCGGTCGACACGCTGCAAGACATCGACCAGGTAATCGTAGGCGTTGATGTCGTGCAACTGGCAGGTCACGAGCAGACTCTGCACGATGCCGATCTGCCGGGCACCGAGCTCGGTCCAGCTGAACATCCAGTTTTTCCGACCGAGCGGGATGGGACGCAGGCTGCGTTCGAGGTGGTTGGTGTCGACCGGCAACTCCGGATCGCCGAGGAACAGCGACAGCGCGTGTCGTCGCGCGTGCGCGTAGCCCAGCGCCTGCACGAACCGGCTGGTCGGCAACAGCGCCTGGTCCTCGAGCCGCTGCCGGACCCACTCGAAGAAGGCCTCCACCTCTGACTTCGAGTGCGTCAGTCGATGCAGGTGCTTGTTGGCACCCGCGAGCTTGCGGGTGCGGATGTCTTCCTCGATCTCGTAGATCCGGCCGATCCGGGCCAGCGCCTGGCCGGCGAGTTCGGGCCTCACCGCCTGCGCCTTGAAGAACTCGCGCCGGCAATGCGCCCAGCACTGTGCGTGAGCGATGCCGGTCTTCTCGGCGTAGGCCGCGTAGGCGCCGTAGCCGTCGCTCAGCAGCACCGCATCGCGGCGCGGCTGCAAGCCCAGGATCGCCTCGACACTCGCGTGCGCGCGGGTCGCGAAGAACGGAAAGCACACCTCGTCGAGCTCGCCGTACACCGGCCAGAAGTAGCAGGCCTTCATCTTGCCCGGCGCCGAGCGCCCCGCCTTGATCGGCGTCTCGTCGATCGCCTTCACCCGCGAGCCGCGGATCGATTCGAGCTGTGCGTCGTAGATCGGCTCGAGCAGCCCGACCGCCTGCGCCGTGATCTCGGTGAGCCAGCCGCGGCTGACCCGAATCCCGGCCTGCACCATGCGCTGGTGCTGCCGGTGCAGCGGCAGGTGCCACTGCATCTTGTCGATCAGCAGGCCGGCGAGCAGGCTCACGTCGGCACGGCTGCCCTCGATCACCCCCGCCGGTGCCGGCGGGCACGACAGCGCCTGCGTGTCGCGGCGCTTGATCACCGGTCGCACGTACTTGAGCACCACGTAGCTGCCGGGCTGCTGCGCGAGGCGATGCGACACCTTCTGCCCGATCACCTCGTACTGCTCGGGGCGCAACCCCTGCGCTTCGGCGTTGGGCACCTCGATCACCCGCACCGGCACCCGGGACTCGTCGAAGAACAGGCTCGACTCGTCGAGGCCGGTGGCGGCCAAGTCGCTCCGTGGCACTCGTCGCGTATGCGCGGGCACCTGTTTGGTCGGTGCCGGCGGCGCTGCCTCGGGCACCGCCAGCAGCTCGCCCAGGTGCAGTTGCAAGGCGTCGGGTGGCACGATGCGCCGCTCGCTGGTGCTGCCGAAGATCTGCCGGCGAAACCACTCGAGCTGCTGCTTGAGCGACTCCACGTCGCGTTGCAACCGGGCGTTGCGCTCTTCGCTGCTGCGCAGCGTGTCGAGCACTTCCTGCGCCGACCAGTGCGCCACCTCGTCGAGAGTAGCGGCGTGCAGCGCGGTCGGTGTCGACATGACTACGATGATAGCGGAAAGACCGTGTGCTCATGCGGCCTCGCGCGTGATTCTCGCCACGTTGTAGCGCAGTCGTTGTCGCGTTACAACGAAGCCTTCGAGCATCAGCTTGAACTGCGTCCAGTCGATCTCGCAACTCTTCATCTGCGACCAGTCCGACACGAAGCAACCACGCTCCAGACGCTTGCCCCAGATGCAAAATCCACTGCGGTCCCAGTACAGCACCTTGACCTGAGAACCGCGCCGGTTGATGAACACGAACAGGGTGCCCGACAGTGGATCGAGCCCCAGCGCGTGACGGGTCAGCGCGTACAGTCCGTCGAACGATTTGCGCATATCCACGGGCTGCCCGTAGACGTGCACGCGCACCGTGCCCTCGGGGAAGAACATCAGCCACGACGGATCGTCACCACGATTCCGCCTCCCAGTTCCAGACGCATCTCGACGGGCTCGGACACGCCACCCATGTGCAGCATTCCAGCGTCGACGAATCCACTACGCGGCCCCGCGACCGCCGCACGTTCGCCGACAGTGCACTCCTCAAGGCGCTGCGCACCGGTCGCGCGTTCTGCGAGCAACGAACGCCAACGTCCAAAGCTCGAGCGGCTCACGCCCTCCCGTTCGCAGAAGGTCTGGATGCTCATGCCGCTCGCCCGCTGTCGCTCGATCATCGCCCGCCACGTCTCTTCGCCGTGGCGTTGCCAGGCCTTGCCTCTGACCTCCACCGATACCGCCTTCGTTCCTTCGCCCATCACCGATCCCCGTTCGTGGTTGCCAACGGGATCGAGTATTCACGGCAAGTCAGCGGCAGGGAAGAACGCCGATGGGCGAACGCTTACTATTTAACCACTGCAGCCATGTCCAAGGCGGCTGTTGGAACGCGTTCAAAGATGCGGCCGCCATGACCTACGACTGGGCAACAGGTCAAGGGTCCAACACGCGAGTCTTTGGTCCGGGTCGATTCAAGTCGTAGATATGATGGACGCCCCAGGTGTAATCGATGCGCGTGCATTCTTTACAGCAAGAATGCCGCGGCTATTGCCCGTGGCTCGTATGACTCGTTGCAACCAGTAACGAACTACGCGGCCAGCTTCGGCGTCTTCGACCTGTTTACGACCAGTTCTCCGACGCAACAGTTTGTAGGCAGCTATCGCGTGGACATCTTCCCCGTTAAAGGCGGTTCCGACCTGATGTTCGTTTTGAACAACAACTCAAGCTTCAGGTCCTTCGCGTACGGAATTGCTCCTGCCTGGGAGCGGACCACGTTGGCGCCGGCGGGCAATATGCGTCAGACCTATTGGTGGACGGAGCCTTGGCGGCCGTGATGAGAAATGTGGTCCTGTACCTGCTTCTTGTGCCGCTTGTTGGGGCGTGCGCGCGACCGCTCGAGAAGACGGAAGTGCTTGGCACCTACGAGTTCGTCCTGGAAGCGTAAGGGAAGTAGTGGTCATCGGTGACGACGGCAAATACACCAACAGTCTGTATGAGAACGGCACGCTCGTATGGTCCGACCGCGGCGAATGGACATACGAGCAGCAGCCAATAACACCGGCGTGACCTTTACCGCGTTCCGCTTTGGCATCCCAGGGCACTCTGCCCAGCCCGGTCTCTGGTTTGTCGTTCCATCAAAGACGTTGACGGGCGGTAAGGAGCTTTGCTTCGACTTGGATCTTGGTCGATGCTTCCGGAACACTTTTAGCAACTGCAATCGAACGAAGCTCATTCCGCTTATCGCCGACCGCACGAGCAACCACGATTAGTGCAGAAGACGGAAGCTCCATTGTGGTTCAGTTGAGTGATGGTATCTCGATTCGTCGTGGCCACCCTCCCCTGTTCAGGGGCGATATTGGGACTCGGATGGACACGTTGTGTTCGTCACCGCCTTCGCGGATAAAGCTGGAAATATCTATGAGATTGAAGTTGCTAGGGTAGACCTGCAGCCGATTCTTGACCTTGCGCGGGCGGATCGGATTGAATTCTCGGACCTTCAAACAGGCTACTACAGGACAACCAAATCTTCCGGCGCGCGCGAGGGTAGACAGCGTTTGCGGGAACCAATGGAGCTTAGACTCGATTGGTGACGCGCACGACGACGACGGGCTACGACAGCCGTGGGCGGTTCGCCACGTCGACCACCCACCCGACCTCGACGCTCAACCCGGTGGTGCTCTCCGAGGCGCGGGTGGTCGACCCGCGCTTCGGGATCGCGACCAAGGTGACGGATGCGAACGGCGTCTACACGACGAAGCTCGTGGACGGTTTCGGGCGGGTGTACGGGGAGCGCAGTTTCAACCAGGCGAACCAGAAGGTCGGCGAGACGTTCAGCGCGGTGGAGACGGCCGGCATCGTCGGCAACGAGAAGTACCGGCAGCGGCAGAAGGCGTCGGGGGGAGGGGAGGTCGAGGTCTACCACGACGAACTCCAACGCGAGGTGAGGCGCAGGAGCAAGGCGTTCATCGACGCGACCTACGCCACCACCACGCTCGGCTACGACGCGGCGGGCCGCAAGAGCAGCGCGACCAAGCCGGCCGGCCAGTACGTGGTGACGACGAGCTGGGCCTACGACACGCTCAATCGCCTGGCGAGCGAATCGATCACGACCAGCGCGGGGACCTTGTCGCTCACCTCGAGCTACGCCTACGGCGTCACGCCCTCGCTCACGGTCGAGGGCAGCGTCGTGGGTCCGCTGAAGTCGGTGTCGATCACCCAGTCGGGGAGCGTGAGCGGGCAATTGCACGTCTTAGGGAAGTGGCCGGGCACGTAACCCGAGAGATCGGAGTAGACACCTCCGGCGCAGTCATCCATCGCGCACCTCGGCGAGTCGACAATCGGCTTGAAAGAGGACTTTTCGATGGGGCTTTGGTCGACCTTCAATCTGACAGCGCGACATGTACTCGAGAAGAGTTCGAGTGGATGTGGCAGGAGCATCAAACGGGAAGCTGCGCTACGGCACTTGTGCTGTCGAGGATCTCGAAGTCTTGATGATTTCTCACGGAGAGCAGCGCTCGAGCCCCGGTCACCACGAATTCCGCCATGGCTGCGATCGCCGTGGCGATGACGATGTCGTCGTCGGGATCGGGTGCGACGCGCGGGATCGTTGCTGGCCGCACGACGGCGGCGAGCGCCGCGTAACCGAGGATGAGCGCCTCGACGCTCTGGTCTGACGCGCCGATCCTGGGCGCGAACTTCGGCCGCGCGAGGACGTCGCCGAGTTCGATCAGGAGCGGCGTGCTGGTGAAAAGCTCAACGCGCCGTTCGCGCGCGGCATGAAGCAGTTGCCGCGGCGGCCCGCTCCACAGCAACGCCGCGACCACGACGTTGGTGTCGAGGACCAGGCGCATTCAGGGCGCGTTCCGGGCGCGCCGCTCGGCGCGCATCGCGGCGATCTCGGCGGCGACGTCCTCTGGGCCCATGAACGCGGGTTCGGCGACGCGGTCCATGCGCTGCATGGCGGTGAAGAGGTTCTCGACGCGCTGCGCCTTGAGCTCCTCGCGCAGCATGAGCTCGATACGCTCGGGCGTGAGCAGGCCGGCGCGTTGGGCCTCCTGGGCGAGCTGATCGGGCAGCGTGATCTCGACGGTGGTCATGACCTTTCCTCAGCCGCTGAAACGACTTTCTGAACGGCGCTCGAGCGTTCCGCGCTCGACGAAGGAGTCGAGCGGCTACAGCTCCTGCCGCGAGGCCGACGCACGCAGACGCCAAGCATTGTATGAGACCCGTGAGAGTGTTTGGCGAGCCGGGGCGGAGGCGGGGCCCGCGGGGCGTACGGCGCGCATCCCGGAGGCAGAGCAGGAACGGCTGAAGGGCGAGTTGGCGACCGCAAGGACGTAGCGCACGGGCTCGCCCTTCGGCCGATGGTGCGCGCCGGCGATTCGATCGTATCGCGACCGACCCAGCGCGGCGCTGTGGCAAGATCGCGCCGCGATGACGATCCTGCTGACCGGCCCCACCGCCAGCGGCAAGAGCGCGCTCGCGCTCGCGCTGGCCGAAGCGCTCGACGGCGAGATCGTGAGCGTCGACTCGGCGCAGGTCTACTGCGGCATGGACGTCGGCACCGCGAAGCCCGATGCGGCGACGCGCGCGCGTATTCCGCACCACCTGATCGACCTGATCGAGCCGACCGAGAGCTATTCGGCGGCGCGCTTCTGCGCGGACGCGAACGCCGCGATGGCCGCGATCCGCGCGCGCGGGCGTGTCCCGATCCTCGCGGGCGGCACGATGCTCTATGTGAAGGCGCTGACCGAGGGCCTCTCGGCGCTGCCGCGCGCGGACGCGGCGACGCGGGCAGAGATCGACGCCGAGGCGGCGCGCGTCGGCTGGCCGCGGATGCACGCGGAGCTCGCGCGCGTCGATCCGGTCACGGCGGCGCGGCTCGCGCCAAACGACGCGCAACGCATCCAGCGCGCGCTCGAAGTGTGGCGGTTGACCGGCCGGCCGCTGTCGCAGTGGCAGGGGCGGCGCGGCGCGACGGCCTTCGACGCGCTGCGGATCGCGCTCGTCCCCGCCGACCGCGAGCGCCTGCACCGCGAGATCGCGCGGCGCTTCGACGCGATGCTCGTCGCGGGGCTCGTCGACGAAGTCGCGGCGCTGAGGCGAACGCACGCACTCGCACCGACGATGCCCTCGATGCGCTCGGTCGGCTACCGACAGGCGTGGCGCTTCCTCGACGGCGAGATCGACCGCGAAACGCTTCGCGCGACCGGCATCTCGGCGACGCGCCAGCTCGCCAAGCGCCAGATGACCTGGATGCGGTCGATGCCGGGCGAGGCGTTCGATCCCTGGGCGCCCGACCTGCACGAGCGCGTGTTGCGCCGGGTGGGCGAGGAAGCCGCGTCGATGCGCGCCTGACCCTGACGTGCGCAGGGTCGTCCCGCGGACGGCACGAAACGCGATTCCCGCGCGTGCGATAATGACCGGCTCGACGCCCGGGTCACGACCATGCGCCGCACGCTCTACGACAAGCTCTTCGACAGCCACGTCGTCCGGACCGAGACGGACGGCACCGCGCTCCTCTACATCGACCGCCACCTCGTCCACGAGGTGACGAGCCCGCAGGCGTACGAAGGCCTGCGGCTCGCGGGGCGCAAGCCCTGGCGCGTCGGCTCGATCGTCGCGACCGCCGACCACAACACGCCGACGCGCGACTGGGCGAAGGGTATCGCCGACCCGATCTCGCGCACGCAGGTCGA of the Burkholderiales bacterium genome contains:
- a CDS encoding helix-turn-helix transcriptional regulator, whose protein sequence is MSFERHVLARGRVAVGWGRAGLAQTIRGAAGSLLLQVPVDAPNDYALGRRRIRVAPGSAMIVAPGWEFTRRGEPGLSMALAASVDAVVDEVEARMPTLLGRAAIQSRAIDLRESDRVALEAAVAELSAPPAAASPASRHALGEARSIALLAEILLRGKGVAQATPLGAARCAVLEGWIDAHLHEPLTIGDLCRVAGVGERSLQLTFASLRGVSPMRYVAERRLAAARRLLVRLEPGTDVTSVATAVGLPHLGRFAAMYRRAYGESPSRTLKS
- a CDS encoding isochorismatase family protein, which produces MTSFRPGPDDALLVVDVQNDFVSGSLAVPGGAEAIAPLNAAMAAFAAAGRPIVLSRDWHPADHRSFVQQGGPWPPHCVEG
- a CDS encoding IS66 family transposase, with the translated sequence MSTPTALHAATLDEVAHWSAQEVLDTLRSSEERNARLQRDVESLKQQLEWFRRQIFGSTSERRIVPPDALQLHLGELLAVPEAAPPAPTKQVPAHTRRVPRSDLAATGLDESSLFFDESRVPVRVIEVPNAEAQGLRPEQYEVIGQKVSHRLAQQPGSYVVLKYVRPVIKRRDTQALSCPPAPAGVIEGSRADVSLLAGLLIDKMQWHLPLHRQHQRMVQAGIRVSRGWLTEITAQAVGLLEPIYDAQLESIRGSRVKAIDETPIKAGRSAPGKMKACYFWPVYGELDEVCFPFFATRAHASVEAILGLQPRRDAVLLSDGYGAYAAYAEKTGIAHAQCWAHCRREFFKAQAVRPELAGQALARIGRIYEIEEDIRTRKLAGANKHLHRLTHSKSEVEAFFEWVRQRLEDQALLPTSRFVQALGYAHARRHALSLFLGDPELPVDTNHLERSLRPIPLGRKNWMFSWTELGARQIGIVQSLLVTCQLHDINAYDYLVDVLQRVDRHPAAEVEQLTPRLWKQHFAHQRLRSEIERLAL
- the tnpB gene encoding IS66 family insertion sequence element accessory protein TnpB; this translates as MFFPEGTVRVHVYGQPVDMRKSFDGLYALTRHALGLDPLSGTLFVFINRRGSQVKVLYWDRSGFCIWGKRLERGCFVSDWSQMKSCEIDWTQFKLMLEGFVVTRQRLRYNVARITREAA
- a CDS encoding IS66 family insertion sequence element accessory protein TnpB — encoded protein: MGEGTKAVSVEVRGKAWQRHGEETWRAMIERQRASGMSIQTFCEREGVSRSSFGRWRSLLAERATGAQRLEECTVGERAAVAGPRSGFVDAGMLHMGGVSEPVEMRLELGGGIVVTIRRG
- a CDS encoding putative toxin-antitoxin system toxin component, PIN family, which gives rise to MRLVLDTNVVVAALLWSGPPRQLLHAARERRVELFTSTPLLIELGDVLARPKFAPRIGASDQSVEALILGYAALAAVVRPATIPRVAPDPDDDIVIATAIAAMAEFVVTGARALLSVRNHQDFEILDSTSAVAQLPV
- the miaA gene encoding tRNA (adenosine(37)-N6)-dimethylallyltransferase MiaA, translating into MTILLTGPTASGKSALALALAEALDGEIVSVDSAQVYCGMDVGTAKPDAATRARIPHHLIDLIEPTESYSAARFCADANAAMAAIRARGRVPILAGGTMLYVKALTEGLSALPRADAATRAEIDAEAARVGWPRMHAELARVDPVTAARLAPNDAQRIQRALEVWRLTGRPLSQWQGRRGATAFDALRIALVPADRERLHREIARRFDAMLVAGLVDEVAALRRTHALAPTMPSMRSVGYRQAWRFLDGEIDRETLRATGISATRQLAKRQMTWMRSMPGEAFDPWAPDLHERVLRRVGEEAASMRA